The sequence caGATATTCTCCCTTTGTGATTCTGAGTTGTTTGAAATCTTGCCAGGGTGACTTTGCTTCTGATCTTTTGTACACATAAATATGTATGATCAGATTCCTACCCTTCTCATTTATGactacattttttttctcaggcgcAAGAAGAAAGATAAAGATCGTGACCGTGAACGTGACCGTGAAAGAGATCGTAGTCGGGAACGTGAGAGAAGTAAGAAACACAAGAGAGACAAAGACCGCGACAGAGAACACAGGGAAAGCAAATCCAAGGAGGTGAAAGTCACCAGAGATTATGATGAAGAAGAGAAAGGATACGACAGTGACAAAGAACGTGAAAGTAGTAGCAGCAGCAAAGAACAACAAAATGATGACAGAGATATAAAAGATGAGAGAGATTACAGTCCAAAGGAAAACACTGAACAGATGGATATGGACCTTAGTGACTAATCACTGCCAATACACTCTTATACTTCCAAATGTAATTCTTTCTTAGTTCAAACACCAtctgttttattgaaattagacCAGGCACctatgaaagaaagaaattgttgaaatCTACAAGGTATTTTTCACATCGTACCTTCCAGTCGTAAAAGTACTGTTTGTTATCCCATATAATTATTGTAACTTAGTGTTAAACAAACATTGTCCTTGCCACTATACACATTGTTCATTTCATGTGTTCCATGTTCACCTGGATGGAATCCCTTTCCAATGATGTAGTTTGATTAACACCATATTCAAGAGTTTTTTTAGATCGACAGTCTCACAATATCACAGCAATAATCCCTGATAATCACCAGTCCTGTTGGTTTTCATGGCCAATGGTAGTCTCCTTGTTAAGACAGACTATATAAGTTTGCAtataactttgaataaattcacactCCAAGAAtttgtttgtcatattttgtacCTAATTAGGTATGCGAAATATTTCATCCCATGTTCAAGTGTGTTCAGTATGTTAACTGAAAGGTTCAAAGTAGAGTATCATTGTTAGTTTCTCACAAAGTCTACGTATGTGCTTCAATGATACTGCATCCTCAAgcttttatcattttcattgcTTGGacgttttttcatttttaccaTTTGCTTGTTGTTCAGACTATTAAGTTTCAAAGCCTTATTTTTTCAAGAGAAAGTGGAATGATACTTTAGGTACCTACATAGTGAATTAAAAAATCATTTCCTAGAAAGGTGACTTTGTCATGTGTTTTATTGGTGGATGACAGACACCAAGGTATTCTATGAGATCACTGATAACTTAGTTACAGTTTGTGTGCTATGTGTGGTGAagagtatgtgtgtgtgtgtaagtgcTTCATTAGCTCTTCAGTGTGTGGAGGGGTTGCAGACAGAAAAATTATAACAACTTGGCTCAGTTATTGAAAAGGTGGGGATTTAGCCAaatggttttgactgtgatgtctttagctaggtgactgggtgctgtACATTGTGAGTTTGAACCTGATAGTTACTGATATGACTGCAAAGTGCCaagtattgaaaataaaaatatattccaCTCCTTAAATAAGGCAAATATCAACAGCAAAGGAAAAACCCAAACCAAAATGCTGCAATGTTTTGGTGTACTGTTTTATACCACTCCAACCCTGAGCCCACGCACAATTTGGTCTGCTGGAAATAACGATACATTTACTTTCATTATAAGTGATTGTGGTAGAATCATGAGGTTGAGTTTGCTGTAGGTCAGTCAGGAAAGGGATACTGTCAAGTTGTGTTGGAATTGATTCAAGTGAGATCGGCTAGTTTGCTATTGATAACAACAGAGAACATTGATGCAAGGAATTCTACCAAGCTGTAATTCTTGAAAACATCCATGTAAATATCACAGCCAAGTTTCTTCAACTGTTCTATCAGTGATTTCCATCAGATGCCTTGCTTATCACGCTACTGAAGTAGTGCTAGTGTGACAAAGCATGTCACAATCCACCTTTATCAGCAACCTTACCCAGCATTTGCCACATAGTTGTGATAGAGGTAAAGACTGCCCTCAGTGGCATTTAATGGAGAgcgattaaagtttccctttcTGTTGAAGACAATGTGCATTGGCTCAGAAGGTTGTTTCTTATTGGTAGGTTGTCATTATTaacaacttagggagtctgaaAGTAGGAATGTAATATACCTGATTGGATGTTTACCTGGAAGGGACCCTCCCTCCAAAAGACGGTTGGGGAGACTATGCTCAGCTGACATAACCAAACATGTAGAATGGACAATGTAGCAAACTAGTTTGTCAGAAGCTTGAGACACTGCATATTAGCCCTACAGTGGTGGAGATAAGCAATTAAAAGATGTTTGTCAACTATCCAATGGTTGCCAATGCATATTCAGACAATGAATTTGAAGAATGCTATAATGATAGTGACCATGGTACAAAACTCCCTATAAGTGTGCctcaaaacatcaaattcagAATGCTGATCTTGGGTAATGCTAGGATGGACCATCATGGTATTAGGTGTTCAGATCAGCTTGTCTCAGTGAAGCAGTTTTTTGTTATACATATGAAATGTCTATCATAAGGGCTTGGTTGACATGCAAGATCCACTCTCATTGTCAAAACCAATATAACTGTACAGGGAGTGATGAATCATGTCTGTTGTATATGTCATATATGTCAGTTTTTTGTTATACATATGAAATGTCTATCATAAGGGCTTGGTTGACATGCAAGATCCACTCTCATTGTCAAAACCAATATAACTGTACAGGGAGTGATGAATCATGTCTGTTGTATATGTCATGATAttgtttattacacctcacctATAGTACCTATAGTAATGATCTCGTAAGTTGCTAAAACTCTGCCATGTCACATTTCGAAAACAGTGATATAACACGGTTTGATTTGCTCTTTGATACCCTAGACTCTCGCCCACTAGCCGTacaagatatttaaaatatgtcatatgaaaatttgtgcATCATTTCAAACTGTCATTCAATGCTCGGAGTAcaaatattggattttgtgatgattttaaatgttcggtgtaataaaatttctAACATATGAAGATCGGGCAATATCACAATTTGTGGCCTGCGGCTTGGGCAATATTTTGATCGGAATCACCATCCCTTGGGTATGCCACAAACCGTGATATTACCCTCACTGTCATGTGTTATCATTtaattgtatgtatgtgtaccgtGAGGACTCCATCCATCCAACATGACAGTTTGGAATAtgaacagatttttgaaaagttgcAAGTACTGGtaatgttaaaataaaaaaatattcagtgtGCATAGACAATGGGAGGGAGATTGTAGACTGCACATCTTGCACAACATCACTGCTTTAAAAATGTAGAGTACAGGGGAAATAACAGGAATTCACAACAATCTTTTTCAATGACCCATTTTATTGCCTGCCTGGTCAACAAATGTTTGGATACAATTGTTTACATCACCTTGAATTGTGCGCAATGTCTGTaaaataggccaaacccggaattcgaatcgaccacggtacaacaaagccatgtgcgcaaacgcgcacagacgtacgtgtatttccatacgcgttcagtacacatgtgggtttgtttgtaccggcatcacgtgattatttgggcgtacggagtctgtagaacgcatcgcgtcctttttattccggagtagaaccattctgTTAAAGTTCAGAACTTTAAAACGTATCTTGCTTTTGTCATGTTCTCTGTAATAGAAGATTAATTTACAGCACTGTGTAATCATTGTAACCTTGGACTTGATGTGTAACAcacataaaatatgatattgaaaGTAAGTTTTGGGATTTGGAAAATATACACGCTTACTTGATGTTATGCCGTCATCTGTCATCAAAACTTAAAATGTACACACATAATTCCAGCAAAACATGATAAAAATCTCTAGTATCTTGAAATACCAGTATTATTGAACGTGACAACAAGCATACCTTGAATATCCATGGTAAattctcaaattttaacattattttgtatttgtattttcattgatcTAGCAAGTtagttttttctttcttaagTGTGTTAATAATCTGATCTCCACAACAGCCTTACAGCCTATATAGGATTGCAATATGGAGTCACTGCAGCATAGCATGGACTGACCCACTATCTAGACGGTAGGTATCTGTGGATAGAAATATAGTAAATTACTGAAACATTTCAAGACAAAGACATTTCAATTGGTGAGCACTGTACTGCCGGTAAGCTTCATACTAGTAAAATTTGGAAGAAATGGGCCTTCTCAAACAAAGGTTTGTCTTTTGAactcatttttgaaaataagacATGTATAATCAAATTAGTTGCAATAGACACAGTGAACTTTTAATTCATAGAAGGCACTGATCTGTCATGACTATTGTTAAAATAAACTTTactagctgcaagcagcaaagTTGAAAATAGCACCAATGATACTGAGCCACTACTTGATGGGAATGCAAACCTGGTATTTACATTGGTAAAGATCTAGCACAGGTGTCAGTGACATCATTACAGCATTGATCTAATGCTTGACAATGCCAAAAGAAGACTCAGCTCTGTGTGGGACCAAGCAATTAGAATTACACAATTGTTGAgggcataatttgaacaaatgtggATGACAACATCCTTTGGAACCAACAAACTATAGTTCTGTATAAAATCCTGAATTTGTATTTTACTGTTTGTACATGTAAACTCATTCGCATGTGGAAATTTTACTACGCTAAATTTACGATGTTTcaacacaattcaaatgtaaaatgtgcAGATCAGAAGTCTTAAAGACAAACACACATATACGtattcacatacatacatatgtgatGTACCTATACTGGTAAACAAATGCACTTACTTACATATACTAGAATAAACCAATTTACACATTTATTCATGcagctctctctctcaaaaaaattttattacGAGCTAACTGAATTCTAAAACACTCCTGTCACATCAAAGATGAATCAGTGTTTTGAATAGAATGTTCACATGTACTTACAGCAGCTTTTAAAGCTTGGTCAATATCTGCAATGAGGTCATCTGTGTCTTCAATGCCAACGGAAAGACGGATCAGAGTATCACTGATACCGAGGACAGCACGCTCTGCTTCAGGCACTGATGAATGTGTCATAATAGCTCTGTCAAAGaaaggaaaattcaaaattggtgGTTTACAAATGGGTTCTGTAACAACACATAAATTCAGAAATACAAGCTGCATATAACAATACTCTCTTGTTCAGCTTCTGAAACCAGAAAACTTGCTTCACTTGAGTCATTCTAATTTCACACTTCTCACAACTACAGCCAGGAGTTCAAGGGTCAAAGTCactatattttcaatatttattttttggttCATCTGAGAAGTACGTTGTTCTGCTTACAAAGATATGTTGAATTACCAATCATCAGAGCTCTGCTTACACtttgtcacagtccctccacacaccggTTGGGAATGCCTGATAAGATGTCTGTGTTTGTAATTGTAGGGCTTCATTTCGGTTTGAAAACAATCCATCCCCACACCAAAACAAACACCACATTTCATGTGATACCTGTTGTAAAAGTTAATTATCAGGCGACTGGTAAAGTGAGAAAACGCTGTTTACTGCACTGGAATGCAGGCGAGCTACTGTAACTGCTATTTTGTTTTacggaaatcaaaacaataaaacCCAATGACTGATCTCTCCACAACCTAATGGattgttcatttttttgaaatggtCAATGTAGGCTTCACACATTAGAGTATATATCAGTGGTTCTGGGTAACAAATGTTCGAAAGAAAAACGCTACGAAAATGGGTATGGAATACAGAGTGCCAAACCATAATGCGCATACATTTCTTAATCCAGTACTTCACATGTTAAAACAATAAACGTTTCCCAATCGGTGTTTCCCAATCGGTGGTAGGGGGATTGTGACCTTGTCTATGTATACACATAAGATGTTAATCTGTTGGGGATATCACTTGTGGTATTTACCACAAATTAACATCAAAGCACTGTCATATCTACAGGCAGGAAGGGAGTAGAGATCTGCTGACCAACaatttatcatgtttcagtGTGCAGAACTACATGGACTGCATAGTTGCtcaatattgaacaaaattatggaaataatttgaaaagacaGCGACTTAGTCCCTTTAATGTCATGTTGTGATCTCAAAAACTTTCAGAACAAGTGACTTACGGATGTTCACAGAGACTTTCATATCCTCCAAGACTTTCAGCTAGAGTGAAGAGTTTCACAGATTTCAAGAACATTGATGCTTCTTGAAGTCCTCCCTTGATGCAGAATGAGATCATCCCACTGAAACCTCTCATCTGTTTCTTAGCTAAGTCATGCTGAGGATGTGAAGGCAATCCTGCCATGacaatcatacaaaatatgttgGTATAGTGCTGAATGTCATGATTAATAGCTAGAATTCAAGGGTTACAAATATCTCTAAAATGAATGCTCTAAAAGGCAGGTACTAGAAATACCAGTGTCTCTAAGGTACAAGGTCAATGCTGAAtaaagcatttttttctttattttggatTTTGGGTTAATGGAATAACTGGTAATGTCATTGTGGCAACAATATCATAATATGACTGATAACAACAAAGTCTTTTCATAAATGAGAAATTTCACCCCTTTTGAgatcaaatacaaatttttagtATTGCTGTGCTAAAATTCTACATCAAAAATAAtgctttgttcaaaatatatagAGAATACATGTTGAGGTACAATGTTCACATATTCAGAAATTTTCACGTATCAACATCTTCACATGAGTCACACCTTACCTGGGAAGATGACTTGCTCCACCCTTGGATTATTCTCCAAGTACCTTGCCACAGCAAAAGCATTACGTTGGTGCTCACGCATTCTCAAGTGTAGAGTTTTCAAGCCGCGGTTGGCAAGGTAACAATCAAAGGGTGATGGAACAGCACCAAGGGCTGACAAAAGAAAGACATGACAAACACATTAATTCTGATAACATATAATTTGCATGACTGGGTCCTAATGTTACAGATTCAGGGCAGTGCTTTCACTTTAACTGCTCATTGTGTTCTGTAAATAGCAATGACAGAAAtcctataaatacacagataatgtactctttcactttctactatGGTAGTGTACTATCTTGTACAAGAACACATTGCAATGAACCCTCAAGGACTGTGAACATAGATCACCCAATGCAGATTTTGCAATGTCATCATAGCCAAAATAAAAGTGTTGATACAAATCTCACAGGATTTTTATTATTACCGGTACTTCTGGTATTTCACAGCAAAATTCACTACAGTTGTGATAGTTTCTGCATGAGAAgcagtaaatttacataaaaagttGGTAATCTCTGAAAATCCCTTGACAGGAATATTATTCTCCATAGATACCAGTCCAGGTTGCAACCACTTATTCTTTGCTACTTTTTGTTAACATTATTTTTATAACCCGGAACcattcagtgttctccacagcttggaaaaagAGAGGGACagtaatttacataacactccacaatttgcatatttttttgttgtgaaaatgtattttttatggttatcaacatatgaatagattgctaaATAAACAGGGATGTCATACCATTCAAAATCCCATTGTGGAGCACAATGCCATTCCTTTGGCTTACAGccttatttcaataaatatgatTGATTTGTACGTAAACacttgtaaaatttcaaaaagccTATTGAAACAAACTGACAACATTATGAGTATTTCTGTCAATCTagataaaaaaacccaaattatTCATTAGACATAAATTCTTACCATTTTGCAGAAACCTAAGTCGTTCATGAAGTTCATCATTATTTGTGACAATGACACCCATGATACAGTCAGAGTGACCATTCAGATACTTGGTGACAGAGTGTACAACAATATCAGCACCAAAATCCAATGGTCTCTGTATAGAACATGAACACAGGAATTATATCATTGTTAAACATTCAATGCAAGTTTCAACAGATTTATGACCTGTCATGCTCGTTTCGTCATCCATAAATTTACAGAGAATTGATAAATCCATGGGTAATATCTcaatttcttgatattttttcaatactctCTTGCCAATATAAAGACAAATCATTGGCTATTTCAGGCATGAATCTAAGTCAACACAAATATTGTGTATTTATATCatgttattgcatactaaaGCATATCAActtgaaatttttcttactctaaCTGTAGCCTTTTTTTCAATAACAGCTGAGACaaatcttaaaattttgaatcaatGGTGAGTTGTGTTACTGACAAGATTACCATGTACCTGTAGTTGTGTTTGTTACTGACTTGCACATCAAAATTTAATCAAAGATGACAATAGCAACATAAACACAGCCCTTGATAGGATGGTGGTAGTTATCCGTATTGTCTGCTTCACTCCCATCTCACCGATATCAGTGATTTTACAGGCTATCATTGTGGATATCAAAGATATGAGCAatacatcattttttttcacgtcTCAAAATTGCGATAACTTTGGTTGTAAATTAGGAAATattaatggtttgttttcataaaaGATTGACATGTCTAGAGTTCTATACTTAAAGATGAACATCAACCTCCTACCTGGAAGTAGGGAGATGCAAATgtgttgtcaacaacaacaaagacaTCTTTAAATTGATGTACAACTTCTGAGATGGCTTGTATATCTGCAATTTTCATCATGGGATTGGTTGGCGTTTCAATCCAGACCATCTACCaatgaaaatacagaaaataatcaCATGACTGGTCAATATCAACTAGAGCAACATGAAATCTTattcattcatcaaaatttattgGCATTTTGCAGGTATACTGAAAAGCTGCCAAAAATCTCACTGCAGAATaggccttggggacagatatatAGACTCTAAAATGTTTACAATCATTTTCTGGTCTTTGGCGTATGAAGACTCATTAAGAAGCTCAAGGAGTTTATGAacttttcacagtttttctgAAATTCTACAATTTAAGTTTGAAAAGTTCTGTGACTATTCTTGTCACTGCATAACAACAATGTCATCACTTCAACCTCTGCAGATAATAGAACACAGAAAATGTTCATAAGGCTACAATATAAAGCTCATTGATGcaatatttataattttttgtgaTTGTTGTTGTGTTCAATTTTATCCTGTACTGGTCTTTGAAACTGTAAAAACACCATTACCTTTGTATTGGCTTTGATCGCACTCTTGACATTCTGTGGATCTCTACAATCTACAAAAGTTGTCTGCAATCCCAGTTTACTGGCACATTTCTGGAAGTATCGATTGGTTCCGCCATAGAGGTCATCCATACTAACGATGTGATCACCGGCATTCAGTAGATGTGTCACATTCAGAGTGGCTGCCAGTCCAGATGCTGTTGCCAAACCTACAGATACATGACATCAAAACCAATCTAAgtatacactgtacatgtatctatcaCATAGTCTGCAAAGACCATGTGTAGAAGTTAATACTATTGAGGTAAACAAACATTATCATGCCATTaacttttgtaacttttaatgaattttccacGGATTCTGTGTGAAAATACTGTTTCTTGTTCCActctaaaaatcaaaatcatactGAAACACATTATGTGTCAACAACTGCATTGCCTGTACATATGTAATGTCCAATGCTGTGGCTGACAACTTTGTAATTCTTGTCCAAACTTGTTGACATTAACATTAGCTATTGAACAATATCCTGCATGTACAAGGCtattgttttgtatttccacATAATTGAGGAAGAATATAGGAAAAATATATAGTATTTAGGAATGATTGTCATAAGTCAGAGCTTATGACTCTGTTATTGATATTTGTAATGCAAGTCATACAATAAGTCAAACTAG comes from Ptychodera flava strain L36383 chromosome 8, AS_Pfla_20210202, whole genome shotgun sequence and encodes:
- the LOC139139401 gene encoding cystathionine gamma-lyase-like, translating into MPAFTTFVRPHFTKFTQALRQSCYPVVYNFHSARESICNHVSSSLSRTFSNMAEQPAFTTFPHFATNALHAGQDADQWKSKAVVPPISMSTTFKQSAPGQHSGFEYGRSGNPTRNCFEECVASLEDGKYCLATASGLAATLNVTHLLNAGDHIVSMDDLYGGTNRYFQKCASKLGLQTTFVDCRDPQNVKSAIKANTKMVWIETPTNPMMKIADIQAISEVVHQFKDVFVVVDNTFASPYFQRPLDFGADIVVHSVTKYLNGHSDCIMGVIVTNNDELHERLRFLQNALGAVPSPFDCYLANRGLKTLHLRMREHQRNAFAVARYLENNPRVEQVIFPGLPSHPQHDLAKKQMRGFSGMISFCIKGGLQEASMFLKSVKLFTLAESLGGYESLCEHPAIMTHSSVPEAERAVLGISDTLIRLSVGIEDTDDLIADIDQALKAAIPTV